A section of the Carya illinoinensis cultivar Pawnee chromosome 12, C.illinoinensisPawnee_v1, whole genome shotgun sequence genome encodes:
- the LOC122290095 gene encoding uncharacterized protein LOC122290095, translating to MEDALSRRDENISSKTEVILLAISIVTTRWWDKIKVEYNKDFDTSNLVTQQRECTLSQKVSSKRGLILYKERVVVPNSGDLRVKLLQQLHRNLEWVHSRYDKTLDRVKRDVFWPSLKLDIRRFIRECEIYHTVKIDQWSLSTPLHPFTPMDPYHHEFCGRSAYVSGLQ from the coding sequence ATGGAGGATGCTTTGTCTAGGAGGGATGAGAATATTAGTTCAAAAACTGAAGTGATCCTCTTAGCAATATCCATTGTAACAACTAGATGGTGGGATAAGATCAAGGTAGAATACAATAAGGACTTTGACACCTCCAACTTAGTTACTCAACAACGAGAGTGTACTCTTTCTCAGAAAGTCTCTAGTAAAAGGGGTCTAATTCTTTATAAAGAAAGGGTGGTAGTACCTAACTCTGGAGATCTCAGGGTAAAGCTACTACAACAACTCCACAGAAATCTAGAATGGGTCCATTCGAGGTATGATAAGACACTGGACAGGGTGAAGAGGGATGTCTTTTGGCCAAGCCTAAAGTTAGACATTAGGAGGTTCATCAGGGAATGTGAAATCTATCATACTGTGAAAATAGACCAGTGGTCTCTTTCAACCCCTCTCCATCCCTTCACTCCCATGGATCCATATCACCATGAATTTTGTGGAAGGTCTGCCTACGTCTCAGGGTTACAATAG